Proteins from a single region of Pseudomonas sp. 10S4:
- a CDS encoding glycine betaine ABC transporter substrate-binding protein, translated as MKMRRLLGASAALVLAIGSTFANAESKTLSIGYVDGWSDSVATTHVAAEVIKQKLGYDVKLQAVATGIMWQGVATGKLDAMLSAWLPVTHGEYWAKNKDQVVDYGPNFKDAKIGLIVPEYVKAKSIDDLKTDDSFKGRIVGIDAGSGVMLKTDQAIKDYGLTNYTLKASSGAGMIAELTRAEKKNESIAVTGWVPHWMFAKWKLRFLDDPKGVYGAAETVNSIGSKELATKAPEVAKFLKNFQWASKDEIGEVMLAIQDGAKPEVAAKDWVAKHPDRVAEWIK; from the coding sequence ATGAAGATGCGACGACTTTTAGGCGCCAGTGCCGCTCTGGTACTTGCGATTGGCTCCACATTTGCGAATGCCGAGAGCAAAACCCTGAGCATCGGCTACGTCGACGGTTGGTCCGACAGTGTCGCGACCACCCATGTCGCGGCTGAAGTGATCAAGCAGAAACTCGGTTATGACGTGAAGCTTCAAGCCGTCGCCACCGGGATCATGTGGCAGGGTGTGGCCACCGGTAAACTCGATGCCATGCTGTCCGCCTGGCTGCCCGTGACCCACGGTGAATACTGGGCCAAGAACAAGGATCAGGTCGTCGATTACGGCCCGAACTTCAAGGATGCAAAAATCGGCTTGATCGTGCCGGAGTACGTCAAGGCCAAGTCCATCGACGACCTGAAAACCGATGACAGCTTCAAAGGTCGTATCGTCGGCATCGACGCCGGTTCAGGCGTGATGCTCAAGACTGATCAGGCGATCAAGGATTACGGCCTGACCAATTACACCCTCAAGGCCAGTTCCGGCGCCGGCATGATTGCCGAGCTGACCCGTGCCGAGAAGAAAAACGAATCCATCGCCGTCACCGGTTGGGTGCCGCACTGGATGTTCGCCAAGTGGAAACTGCGCTTCCTCGACGACCCGAAAGGCGTGTACGGCGCGGCTGAAACCGTGAACAGCATCGGTAGCAAAGAACTGGCAACTAAAGCACCGGAAGTGGCCAAGTTCCTGAAAAACTTCCAGTGGGCTTCAAAAGACGAAATCGGCGAAGTCATGTTGGCGATTCAGGATGGTGCCAAACCTGAAGTTGCAGCCAAGGATTGGGTGGCCAAACACCCGGATCGCGTGGCTGAATGGATCAAGTGA
- a CDS encoding DUF485 domain-containing protein — MNDSIYLSIQNSPRFKELVSKREKFAWILSAIMLGLYSGFILLIAYGPHILGAKISPESSITWGIPIGVGLILSAFILTAIYVRRANGEFDDLNNLILKEAQQ, encoded by the coding sequence ATGAACGACAGCATTTACCTCTCGATTCAAAACAGCCCGCGTTTCAAGGAGCTGGTTAGTAAGCGAGAAAAGTTCGCCTGGATACTCTCCGCGATCATGCTTGGGCTTTACTCCGGATTCATCCTTTTGATTGCTTACGGGCCGCATATTCTGGGGGCGAAAATCAGCCCCGAATCTTCGATTACCTGGGGGATACCGATTGGTGTCGGGCTGATTCTCTCGGCCTTTATCCTGACTGCAATCTACGTACGACGCGCCAATGGCGAATTTGACGACCTGAACAATCTGATTCTCAAGGAGGCTCAGCAATGA
- a CDS encoding cation acetate symporter, producing the protein MIRRLMALLSIAAFAPGAWAAEALTGEVHKQPLNVSAILMFVAFVGLTLCITYWASKRNNSAADYYAAGGKITGLQNGLAIAGDYMSAASFLGISALVYASGYDGLIYSIGFLVGWPIILFLIAERLRNLGKYTFADVASYRLGQTQIRTLSACGSLVVVAFYLIAQMVGAGKLIQLLFGLDYYVAVILVGILMCMYVLFGGMLATTWVQIIKAVLLLSGASFMALMVMKHVNFDFNMLFSEAIKVHPKGEAIMSPGGLVKDPVSAFSLGLALMFGTAGLPHILMRFFTVSDAKEARKSVLYATGFIGYFYILTFIIGFGAILLVSTNPAFKDAAGALLGGNNMAAVHLADAVGGSIFLGFISAVAFATILAVVAGLTLAGATAVSHDLYASVIKKGKANDKDEIRVSKITTIALGVLAIGLGILFESQNIAFMVGLAFSIAASCNFPVLLLSMYWKKLTTRGAMVGGWMGLISAVGLMVLGPTIWVQILHHEKAIFPYEYPALFSMAIAFAGIWFFSITDKSAAADKERALFFPQFVRSQTGLGASGAVSH; encoded by the coding sequence ATGATCCGGCGTCTAATGGCTCTATTGAGCATCGCAGCCTTTGCACCCGGCGCCTGGGCGGCTGAAGCCCTGACCGGCGAAGTGCACAAACAACCCCTCAACGTTTCCGCGATCCTGATGTTTGTCGCATTTGTCGGCCTGACCCTGTGCATTACCTACTGGGCCTCCAAGCGCAACAACTCCGCAGCCGACTACTATGCGGCGGGTGGCAAGATCACCGGCCTGCAAAACGGTCTGGCGATTGCCGGTGACTATATGTCGGCAGCGTCCTTCCTGGGTATTTCCGCCTTGGTGTACGCCTCCGGCTATGACGGCCTGATCTACTCGATCGGCTTCCTGGTGGGCTGGCCGATCATTCTGTTCCTGATCGCCGAGCGTCTGCGTAACCTGGGTAAATACACCTTTGCCGACGTGGCGTCCTACCGCCTCGGGCAAACCCAGATCCGCACGCTGTCTGCTTGCGGTTCGCTGGTGGTGGTGGCGTTCTACCTGATTGCGCAAATGGTCGGTGCCGGCAAGCTGATCCAACTGCTGTTCGGTCTCGACTACTACGTTGCGGTGATCCTGGTCGGCATCCTGATGTGCATGTATGTGCTGTTCGGCGGCATGCTGGCGACCACTTGGGTGCAGATAATCAAGGCTGTGTTGCTGCTGTCTGGTGCCTCGTTCATGGCGCTGATGGTGATGAAACACGTCAACTTTGACTTCAACATGCTGTTTTCCGAGGCGATCAAGGTTCACCCTAAAGGTGAAGCGATCATGAGCCCGGGCGGTCTGGTGAAAGATCCAGTCTCGGCGTTCTCCCTGGGCCTGGCACTGATGTTTGGTACGGCTGGCCTGCCGCATATCCTGATGCGCTTCTTCACCGTGAGTGATGCGAAAGAAGCGCGTAAGAGCGTGCTGTACGCCACTGGCTTCATCGGCTACTTCTACATCCTGACCTTCATCATCGGTTTCGGCGCAATCCTTCTGGTCAGCACCAACCCGGCCTTCAAAGATGCGGCTGGCGCGCTGTTGGGCGGTAACAACATGGCGGCGGTGCATCTGGCTGACGCGGTGGGCGGCAGTATTTTCCTGGGCTTCATCTCGGCGGTAGCGTTCGCGACCATTCTGGCCGTTGTGGCCGGTTTGACCCTGGCCGGTGCGACGGCGGTGTCTCACGACCTTTACGCCAGCGTGATCAAGAAGGGCAAGGCCAACGACAAGGATGAGATCCGCGTCTCGAAAATCACCACCATCGCTCTGGGCGTGCTGGCGATTGGTCTGGGCATTCTGTTCGAAAGCCAGAACATCGCGTTCATGGTGGGCTTGGCGTTCTCCATTGCGGCGAGCTGTAACTTCCCGGTGCTGCTGCTTTCCATGTACTGGAAGAAGCTGACCACTCGCGGTGCGATGGTCGGTGGCTGGATGGGGTTGATCAGTGCGGTGGGCTTGATGGTGCTTGGGCCAACCATTTGGGTGCAGATTCTGCATCACGAGAAGGCGATCTTCCCGTACGAGTATCCGGCGCTGTTTTCCATGGCGATTGCGTTTGCCGGGATCTGGTTCTTCTCGATTACTGATAAGTCGGCGGCGGCTGATAAAGAGCGGGCGTTGTTCTTCCCGCAATTTGTGCGTTCGCAGACTGGGTTGGGGGCGAGTGGGGCGGTTTCGCACTAA
- the gltA gene encoding citrate synthase, with the protein MADKKAQLIIEGAAPVELPILTGTVGPDVIDVRGLTATGRFTFDPGFMSTASCESKITYIDGGKGILRYRGYPIEQLAEKSDYLETCYLLLNGELPTAEQKAQFVSTVKNHTMVHEQLKTFFNGFRRDAHPMAVMCGVVGALSAFYHDSLDINNPQHREISAIRLVAKMPTLAAMVYKYSMGQPMMYPRNDLTYAENFLHMMFNTPCEIKPISPVLAKAMDRIFILHADHEQNASTSTVRLAGSSGANPFACIAAGIAALWGPAHGGANEAVLTMLDEIGDVSNIDKYIAKAKDKNDPFKLMGFGHRVYKNRDPRATVMKKTCDEVLKELGIKNDPQLELAMRLEEIALTDPYFIERSLYPNVDFYSGIILKAIGIPTSMFTVIFALARTVGWISHWKEMLSSPYKIGRPRQLYTGYESRDITKLEDRK; encoded by the coding sequence ATGGCTGACAAAAAAGCGCAGTTGATCATCGAGGGCGCAGCCCCCGTCGAGCTGCCCATTTTAACCGGCACCGTTGGTCCCGATGTAATTGATGTTCGGGGCCTGACGGCCACGGGCCGTTTCACCTTTGACCCTGGCTTCATGTCGACCGCCTCCTGCGAGTCGAAGATCACCTATATCGACGGCGGCAAGGGCATCCTGCGCTACCGCGGCTACCCGATCGAACAGCTGGCTGAAAAGTCGGACTACCTGGAAACCTGCTATCTGCTGCTCAACGGCGAATTGCCGACCGCAGAACAAAAGGCCCAGTTCGTCAGCACCGTGAAGAACCACACAATGGTTCACGAGCAGTTGAAGACCTTCTTCAACGGCTTCCGTCGCGACGCCCACCCAATGGCCGTCATGTGCGGTGTAGTCGGCGCCCTCTCGGCCTTCTACCACGACTCCCTGGACATCAATAACCCGCAGCATCGCGAAATCTCCGCGATCCGCCTGGTTGCCAAGATGCCGACCCTGGCAGCGATGGTTTACAAGTACTCCATGGGGCAACCCATGATGTACCCGCGCAACGACCTGACGTACGCGGAAAACTTCCTGCACATGATGTTCAACACCCCGTGCGAGATCAAACCGATCAGCCCGGTACTCGCCAAGGCCATGGACCGGATCTTCATCCTCCATGCCGACCACGAGCAAAACGCATCGACCTCTACCGTACGTCTGGCAGGTTCGTCGGGGGCCAACCCGTTCGCCTGTATCGCCGCCGGTATCGCTGCACTGTGGGGCCCTGCCCACGGCGGCGCGAACGAAGCTGTTCTGACCATGCTTGACGAAATTGGCGATGTTTCGAACATCGACAAATACATCGCCAAGGCCAAGGACAAGAACGATCCGTTCAAACTGATGGGCTTCGGTCACCGGGTTTACAAAAACCGCGACCCACGCGCCACAGTTATGAAGAAGACGTGCGACGAAGTACTGAAAGAACTGGGTATCAAAAACGATCCGCAACTCGAACTGGCCATGCGCCTGGAAGAGATCGCCCTGACCGACCCGTACTTCATCGAACGCTCTCTGTACCCGAACGTCGACTTCTACTCGGGGATTATCCTCAAGGCGATCGGCATTCCAACCAGCATGTTCACCGTGATCTTCGCTTTGGCGCGGACCGTGGGCTGGATCTCCCACTGGAAAGAAATGCTCTCCAGCCCGTACAAGATTGGCCGTCCGCGCCAGCTGTACACCGGCTACGAGTCGCGTGACATTACCAAGCTGGAAGACCGCAAATAA
- the sdhC gene encoding succinate dehydrogenase, cytochrome b556 subunit: protein MKKAVKSQRPVNLDLRTIKLPITGVTSFLHRVSGIILFLGLGIMLYALGKSLGSEEGFVEVKACLTSPLAKFVAWGLLSALLYHMVAGVRHLIMDMGIGETLEGGKLGSKIIIAVSAVLIVLAGVWIW, encoded by the coding sequence GTGAAAAAAGCCGTGAAAAGCCAACGACCTGTAAACCTAGACCTAAGGACCATCAAACTCCCCATCACCGGCGTTACGTCGTTTCTTCACCGTGTTTCCGGCATCATCCTCTTCCTGGGCCTTGGCATCATGCTTTATGCATTGGGCAAATCCCTGGGTTCCGAGGAAGGTTTTGTCGAGGTGAAGGCATGCTTGACCAGTCCGCTGGCCAAGTTCGTAGCATGGGGCCTCCTGTCCGCCTTGCTGTATCACATGGTAGCCGGCGTGCGCCATCTGATCATGGACATGGGCATCGGTGAGACGCTGGAAGGCGGCAAACTGGGCTCGAAAATCATTATCGCCGTGTCTGCGGTGCTGATCGTTCTGGCGGGAGTTTGGATATGGTAA
- the sdhD gene encoding succinate dehydrogenase, hydrophobic membrane anchor protein, which produces MVTSVTNLSRSGLYDWMAQRVSAVVLAAYFIFLIGYLAAHPGIGYAQWHELFASNGMRIFSLLALVALGAHAWVGMWTIATDYLTPMALGKSATAVRFLFQAVCGVAMFAYFVWGVQILWGI; this is translated from the coding sequence ATGGTAACCAGCGTAACGAACCTGTCGCGTTCCGGCCTCTATGACTGGATGGCGCAGCGTGTGTCTGCGGTTGTTCTCGCGGCTTATTTCATTTTCCTGATCGGATACCTCGCAGCGCACCCTGGCATTGGCTACGCCCAATGGCATGAGCTGTTTGCAAGCAACGGGATGCGTATCTTCAGTCTGCTGGCCCTGGTGGCCCTTGGCGCTCACGCCTGGGTTGGCATGTGGACCATCGCGACCGACTACCTGACGCCGATGGCGCTGGGCAAGTCCGCGACTGCAGTACGTTTCCTCTTCCAGGCAGTATGCGGCGTTGCGATGTTCGCCTACTTCGTCTGGGGTGTGCAGATTCTTTGGGGTATCTGA
- the sdhA gene encoding succinate dehydrogenase flavoprotein subunit, whose translation MSTTVNTLSFDAIIIGGGGAGMRAALQLAQGGHKTAVVTKVFPTRSHTVSAQGGITCAIASADPNDDWRWHMYDTVKGSDYIGDQDAIEYMCSVGPEAVFELEHMGLPFSRTEQGRIYQRPFGGQSKDFGKGGQAARTCAAADRTGHALLHTLYQANLKAGTVFLNEYYGVDLVKNEDGAFVGMIVICIETGETSYVRANATVLATGGAGRIYSSTTNALINTGDGVGMALRAGVPVQDIEMWQFHPTGIAGAGVLVTEGCRGEGGYLINKHGERFMERYAPNAKDLAGRDVVARSMVKEIIAGNGCGPDGDHVMLKLDHLGEEVLHSRLPGIMELSKTFAHVDPAVSPIPVVPTCHYMMGGVPTNIHGQAITQDAEGVDQIIPGLFAVGEVACVSVHGANRLGGNSLLDLVVFGRAAGLFLEQTLKEGVDYARPRQSDIDAALARLDGLNSRTEGEDVATLRKELQSCMQNYFGVFRTGEYMQKGIAQLADLRSRIANVKINDKSQAFNTARIEALELQNLLEVAEATAIAAEIRKESRGAHAREDFEERDDVNWLCHTLYFPGEKRVSKRAVNFSPKTVPTFEPMIRTY comes from the coding sequence ATGTCTACTACAGTTAATACGCTTTCGTTCGACGCCATTATTATTGGCGGCGGCGGTGCTGGCATGCGCGCTGCGCTGCAACTGGCACAAGGTGGTCACAAGACTGCCGTGGTAACCAAGGTTTTCCCGACTCGCTCGCACACCGTATCCGCTCAGGGTGGCATCACCTGCGCCATCGCCTCGGCAGATCCGAACGATGACTGGCGCTGGCACATGTACGATACCGTCAAGGGTTCCGACTATATCGGTGACCAGGACGCTATCGAATACATGTGTTCCGTAGGTCCGGAAGCGGTTTTCGAGCTCGAGCACATGGGTTTGCCGTTCTCCCGTACCGAACAGGGCCGCATTTATCAGCGTCCGTTCGGCGGTCAGTCGAAAGACTTCGGTAAAGGCGGCCAGGCTGCCCGTACTTGCGCTGCTGCCGACCGTACCGGTCACGCACTGCTGCACACCCTGTACCAGGCCAACCTCAAGGCTGGCACCGTATTCCTTAACGAATACTACGGCGTCGACCTGGTGAAGAACGAAGATGGTGCCTTTGTCGGCATGATCGTCATCTGCATCGAAACTGGCGAAACCTCCTACGTCCGCGCGAACGCCACCGTATTGGCGACCGGCGGTGCAGGCCGTATCTACTCGTCCACCACCAATGCCCTGATCAACACCGGTGACGGCGTCGGCATGGCTCTGCGTGCTGGCGTGCCGGTACAAGACATTGAAATGTGGCAGTTCCACCCGACCGGCATCGCCGGCGCTGGTGTACTGGTTACTGAAGGCTGCCGCGGTGAAGGCGGTTACCTGATCAACAAGCACGGCGAGCGTTTCATGGAGCGTTATGCTCCGAACGCCAAAGACCTGGCTGGTCGTGACGTAGTTGCTCGCTCGATGGTTAAAGAAATCATCGCCGGCAACGGTTGCGGTCCGGATGGCGACCACGTAATGCTGAAACTCGATCACCTCGGTGAAGAAGTTCTGCACAGCCGTCTGCCAGGCATCATGGAACTGTCCAAGACCTTCGCTCACGTCGATCCAGCCGTGTCGCCGATCCCGGTCGTTCCAACCTGCCACTATATGATGGGCGGCGTGCCGACCAACATTCATGGTCAGGCAATCACTCAGGACGCTGAAGGCGTTGACCAGATCATCCCGGGCCTGTTCGCTGTAGGCGAAGTGGCTTGTGTATCGGTTCACGGTGCCAACCGTCTGGGCGGTAACTCGTTGCTCGACCTGGTGGTATTCGGTCGTGCTGCCGGCCTGTTCCTGGAACAGACCCTGAAAGAAGGCGTTGACTACGCTCGCCCTCGCCAGTCCGACATCGACGCTGCCCTGGCACGTCTCGATGGCCTGAACTCGCGTACCGAAGGTGAAGACGTCGCCACCCTGCGTAAAGAACTGCAAAGCTGCATGCAGAACTACTTCGGTGTATTCCGTACCGGTGAATACATGCAGAAGGGTATTGCTCAGTTGGCTGATCTGCGTAGCCGTATCGCCAACGTCAAGATCAACGACAAGAGCCAGGCGTTCAACACCGCTCGTATCGAAGCGCTGGAACTGCAGAACCTGCTGGAAGTGGCCGAAGCTACCGCCATCGCCGCAGAGATCCGCAAAGAGTCCCGCGGTGCTCACGCCCGTGAAGACTTCGAAGAGCGCGATGACGTTAACTGGCTGTGTCACACCCTGTATTTCCCGGGTGAGAAGCGCGTTTCCAAGCGTGCCGTGAACTTCTCGCCAAAAACAGTCCCGACCTTTGAACCAATGATTCGGACTTATTAA
- a CDS encoding succinate dehydrogenase iron-sulfur subunit — MLKVSVYRYNPDQDAAPFMQEFQVNTNGKDLMVLDVLALIKEQDEGFSYRRSCREGVCGSDGMNINGKNGLACVTPLSAVVKGNKLIVRPLPGLPVIRDLVVDMSIFYKQYEKVKPFLQNDTPAPAIERLQTPEEREKLDGLYECILCACCSTSCPSFWWNPDKFLGPAALLQAYRFLADSRDTKTAERLASLDDPFSVFRCRGIMNCVNVCPKGLNPTKAIGHVRNMLLQSGV, encoded by the coding sequence ATGTTGAAAGTCAGTGTTTATCGCTACAACCCTGATCAGGACGCTGCGCCGTTCATGCAAGAATTCCAGGTCAATACCAACGGTAAAGACCTGATGGTGCTGGACGTGCTGGCCCTGATCAAAGAGCAGGACGAGGGTTTCTCCTATCGTCGCTCTTGCCGTGAAGGTGTTTGCGGTTCCGACGGCATGAACATCAACGGCAAAAACGGTCTGGCGTGCGTTACGCCGCTGTCCGCTGTCGTAAAAGGTAACAAGCTGATCGTTCGTCCTCTGCCAGGTTTGCCGGTTATCCGTGACTTGGTCGTCGATATGAGCATCTTCTACAAGCAATACGAGAAGGTTAAGCCATTCCTGCAGAACGACACGCCGGCTCCGGCCATCGAACGTCTGCAGACCCCTGAAGAGCGTGAAAAGCTTGACGGTCTGTACGAGTGCATCCTGTGCGCTTGCTGCTCGACCTCTTGCCCGTCCTTCTGGTGGAACCCGGACAAGTTCCTGGGTCCAGCTGCTCTGCTGCAAGCGTATCGCTTCCTGGCAGACAGCCGTGACACCAAGACTGCCGAGCGTCTGGCTTCGCTGGATGACCCGTTCAGCGTATTCCGCTGCCGCGGGATCATGAACTGCGTCAACGTCTGTCCGAAAGGCCTGAACCCGACTAAGGCCATCGGTCACGTACGTAACATGTTGCTGCAAAGCGGCGTGTGA
- a CDS encoding 2-oxoglutarate dehydrogenase E1 component, whose amino-acid sequence MQESVMQRMWNSAYLSGSNAAYVEELYELYLHDPNAVPEEWRTYFQKLPADGNTATDVSHSTIRDHFVLLAKNQRRAQPVSAGSVSSEHEKKQVEVLRLIQAYRMRGHQAAQLDPLGLWQRPAPADLSINHYGLTNADLDTTFRAGDLFIGKEEASLREIHEALQQTYCRTIGAEFTHITDSEQRHWFQQRLESVRGRPTYSADIKSHLLERVTAGEGLEKYLGTKYPGTKRFGLEGGESLIPMLDELIQRSGSYGTKEIVIGMAHRGRLNVLVNTFGKNPRELFDEFEGKKKVELGSGDVKYHQGFSSNVMTAGGEVHLAMAFNPSHLEIVSPVVEGSVRARQDRRNDPTGEKVLPISIHGDAAFAGQGVVMETFQMSQTRGFKTGGTVHIVINNQVGFTISNPEDSRSTEYATDVAKMIQAPILHVNGDDPEAVLFVTQLAIDYRMQFKRDVVIDLVCYRRRGHNEADEPSGTQPLMYQQITKQRTTRELYAERLTQAGVVDDARVQAKIDEYRNALDNGLHVVKSLVKEPNKELFVDWRPYLGHAWTARHDTSFDLKTLQELSAKLLEIPEGFVVQRQVSKIYEDRQKMQVGGLPINWGYAETMAYATLAFEGHPIRMTGQDIGRGTFSHRHAVLHNQKDAGSYIPLQNLYKGQPRFDLYDSFLSEEAVLAFEYGYSTTTPEALVIWEAQFGDFANGAQVVIDQFITSGEHKWGRLCGLTMLLPHGYEGQGPEHSSARLERYLQLCAEHNIQVAVPTTPAQIYHLLRRQVIRPLRKPLIVLTPKSLLRHKLAISTLEDLAEGSFQTVIPEIDAQDPKKVERIVLCSGKVYYDLLEKRRAEGRDDIAIVRIEQLYPFPEDDLNEVLAPYTNLKHIVWCQEEPMNQGAWYCSQHHMRRIVGNHNKALVLEYAGRDASAAPACGYASMHAEQQEKLLLDAFTV is encoded by the coding sequence ATGCAAGAAAGCGTGATGCAGCGCATGTGGAACAGCGCCTACCTATCCGGTAGTAACGCTGCCTATGTGGAAGAGCTCTACGAGCTCTACCTGCACGACCCTAACGCTGTGCCAGAAGAGTGGCGCACCTACTTTCAGAAGTTGCCTGCTGACGGCAACACTGCCACCGATGTTTCGCACTCCACAATTCGCGACCATTTCGTCTTGCTGGCAAAGAACCAGCGCCGCGCACAACCGGTTTCCGCCGGCAGCGTGAGCAGTGAGCACGAGAAGAAGCAAGTTGAAGTGCTGCGATTGATCCAGGCCTACCGTATGCGTGGCCACCAGGCAGCCCAGCTTGACCCGCTGGGGCTGTGGCAGCGTCCTGCACCTGCAGACCTGTCGATCAATCATTACGGCTTGACCAATGCCGATCTTGATACGACCTTCCGTGCCGGCGACCTGTTCATCGGCAAAGAGGAGGCGAGCCTACGCGAAATTCACGAAGCGTTGCAGCAGACATATTGCCGCACCATCGGCGCTGAATTCACGCATATCACCGATTCCGAGCAGCGTCACTGGTTCCAGCAGCGTCTGGAAAGCGTGCGCGGCCGTCCGACGTACTCCGCCGACATCAAGAGCCACCTGCTCGAACGCGTCACTGCCGGCGAAGGTCTGGAAAAATACCTGGGCACCAAATACCCGGGTACCAAGCGTTTCGGTCTGGAAGGCGGCGAGAGCCTGATTCCGATGCTCGACGAGCTGATCCAGCGTTCCGGTTCCTACGGCACCAAGGAAATCGTTATCGGCATGGCCCACCGTGGCCGGCTGAACGTGCTGGTCAACACCTTCGGCAAGAACCCGCGCGAGCTGTTCGACGAGTTCGAAGGCAAGAAGAAGGTCGAGCTGGGTTCCGGTGACGTTAAATACCACCAGGGCTTCTCCTCCAACGTCATGACCGCCGGCGGTGAAGTTCACCTGGCCATGGCCTTCAACCCGTCCCACCTGGAAATCGTTTCTCCAGTGGTCGAAGGTTCGGTCCGTGCCCGTCAGGATCGTCGTAACGACCCTACCGGTGAAAAGGTTCTGCCGATCTCCATCCACGGTGACGCGGCATTCGCCGGTCAGGGCGTGGTGATGGAAACCTTCCAGATGTCGCAGACCCGCGGTTTCAAAACCGGCGGTACCGTGCACATCGTGATCAACAACCAGGTCGGTTTCACCATCAGCAACCCGGAAGATTCGCGCTCTACCGAGTACGCAACCGACGTCGCGAAAATGATCCAGGCGCCGATCCTCCATGTAAATGGTGATGATCCGGAAGCCGTATTGTTCGTGACCCAGCTGGCCATCGACTACCGCATGCAGTTCAAGCGTGACGTGGTAATCGACCTGGTTTGCTACCGTCGTCGCGGCCACAACGAAGCTGACGAGCCTAGCGGCACCCAGCCTCTGATGTACCAGCAGATCACCAAGCAGCGCACCACCCGTGAGCTGTACGCCGAACGCCTGACCCAGGCCGGTGTGGTTGATGATGCACGCGTACAGGCCAAGATCGACGAATACCGCAACGCGCTGGACAACGGTCTGCATGTTGTGAAAAGCCTGGTCAAAGAGCCGAACAAAGAGTTGTTCGTGGACTGGCGTCCGTACCTGGGCCACGCCTGGACTGCACGTCACGACACGAGTTTCGATCTGAAAACCTTGCAGGAACTGTCCGCCAAGCTGCTGGAAATTCCAGAAGGCTTCGTGGTTCAGCGCCAGGTTTCGAAGATCTACGAAGACCGTCAGAAAATGCAAGTCGGCGGCCTGCCGATCAACTGGGGTTACGCCGAAACCATGGCGTACGCGACCCTGGCGTTCGAAGGTCACCCGATCCGCATGACTGGCCAGGACATCGGCCGCGGTACGTTCTCGCACCGTCACGCTGTGTTGCACAACCAGAAAGACGCCGGCAGCTACATTCCGCTGCAGAACCTGTACAAAGGTCAGCCACGTTTCGACTTGTACGATTCGTTCCTGTCCGAAGAAGCCGTACTGGCGTTCGAATACGGTTACTCGACCACCACGCCTGAGGCGCTGGTGATCTGGGAGGCCCAGTTCGGCGACTTCGCCAACGGCGCCCAGGTGGTTATCGACCAGTTCATCACCAGTGGCGAGCACAAGTGGGGCCGTCTTTGCGGTCTGACCATGCTGCTGCCGCACGGTTATGAAGGTCAGGGGCCGGAGCACTCTTCGGCTCGTCTGGAGCGTTACCTGCAACTGTGCGCCGAGCACAACATTCAGGTAGCCGTGCCGACTACGCCAGCTCAGATCTACCACTTGCTGCGTCGTCAGGTGATTCGCCCGCTGCGCAAGCCGTTGATCGTGCTGACACCGAAGTCGCTGCTGCGTCACAAGCTGGCTATTTCGACCCTGGAAGATCTGGCCGAAGGTTCGTTCCAGACCGTGATCCCGGAAATCGATGCCCAAGACCCGAAAAAGGTCGAGCGCATTGTTCTGTGTAGCGGCAAGGTCTACTACGACCTGCTGGAAAAACGTCGTGCCGAAGGTCGTGATGACATCGCCATCGTGCGTATCGAGCAGCTGTACCCATTCCCTGAGGACGACTTGAACGAAGTCCTGGCTCCTTATACCAACCTCAAACATATCGTTTGGTGTCAGGAAGAGCCGATGAACCAGGGTGCCTGGTACTGCAGCCAACACCACATGCGCCGCATCGTTGGCAATCACAACAAGGCGCTCGTTCTCGAGTACGCCGGCCGTGATGCTTCTGCTGCACCTGCTTGTGGTTATGCATCGATGCACGCTGAGCAGCAGGAAAAACTGCTGCTAGACGCCTTTACTGTTTAA